The Deltaproteobacteria bacterium DNA window CGGCCGGCGCGAAGGCGGGCGCGACGACGATCCGGTCGTCGATCGTGAGCGGGACGGGGAGGGCGTGGCCGACGCGGTCGACGAGCGTCCGCCCGAGGCCGCGTCGTCGCACCGTGCCGCTCGTATGGAGCACGACCTCGAAGCCGCCGCAGGCGGTCCGGTCGACGGCCGCGAGTAGCGTCGGGAGGCCCTTCATGCGGTGATCGGGGCCGCCGAACCACCCGAAGCGGACGGGGCCGGGACGCCGCGCGGGCCGCGGGCCGCCGGGCGCGACGCCGTTCGGGACGACGCGGACGCGCGCCGCCGGCACGCCGTTCGCGATCGCCGCGTCGGCGAGGAAGCGCGACGGCGTGAGGATGCGATCGGCGGCGGCGAGGCACCGCTCGAGATGGGCGCGCCGTCCGACGAAATCGAATCCGGGCGCGCAGCCGCAGCGCTCCGAGGCGACGCGCTCGGGACAGACGTAGCCGGTGTCGTCGACGAGGAAGAGGCGCGGGCACCACCACCACCAGTCGTGCATCGTCACGACGACCGGCACGCCGTGCGCGCGCGCCGTCGTGACGAGGTCGGCGCCGAGCGCCTGGATGCTGTGGAAGTGGACGACGTCGGGCCGCGCGCGGGCGAGGAAGCGCGCGAAGACGGGGGCCACCTCGGGGTGATGGTAGGCGCGTTCGCCGAGCGCGTCGTAGCCGGCCGCCGCGTTCACGCCGGTCACCGCGATCCCGTCGACGTCCCAGCGGCTCTCCGCGTAGGGCGGCGCGTCGCCGTGCGGGCGCCCGCAGAAGACCTCGACTGCGTGCCCGCGCGCGCGGAGGGCGCGAGCCGTCGCGGCGCACGCGAGCGTCGCGCCCCCGACGAAATCCGGCAGGAAGAGGGTGATGACCTGGGCTATGCGCATGGCGCGCGACCTTCCGTCACCAAAACCGGTGGGTTATAGCTCCACCTCTTCATGCCGCGGCTCTGGTCATACATGATTCGTTACCGGGGCCGCTACGCGCTCGGACTCGCGTGCCTGCTCGCGACCGGGACGCTGGCGATGACGGTGCCGTATCTCCTGAAGCGCGCCGTCGACACGATCGCGGCGGGTGGGTCGGCGGGCGCCGTCGGATGGCTCGCCCTCGCGATCGTCGCGGTCGCGCTCGCGCAGGGCGCCGTCCGCACCTGCTCGCGCTTCCTCATCTTCAACGTCGGCCGCGACATCGAGTACGACCTACGGAACGACCTGTTCGCGCACCTCGAGCGGCTGCCGCTCGCGTACTACCAGACGCAGCAGACCGGCGACTTGATGTCGCGGCTCGTGAACGACATCACCGCGGTGCGCCTGCTGCTCGGCGTCGGTTTCCTGAACCTCGTCAATACGCCAATCTACTACTTCTACGCCGTGACCATCATGGCCTCGATGGACTGGCGGCTGACGCTCGCGTCGCTCGTACCGTACCCGCTCGTGCTGGTGATCGTGAAGCGCACGAGCCGGCAGCTCATGGAGCGCACGCTCAAGACCCAGGAGGGGCTCGCCGCCATGAGCAGTCGGGTGCAGGAGAACCTCTCCGGCATCCACGTCGTGCAGGCCTACGTGCGGGAACAGGCGGAGATCGACGCGTTCGCCCGACTGAACGTCGACTTCTCGGCGCAGAACATGGCGCTCGCGAAGGTGCGCGGGCTTCTCATGCCGGTCATGCGCGGCGTGAGCACGCTCACGACGCTCGTCGTGCTCTGGTACGGCGGCAGCCGGGTGATTGCGGGGCACCTGAGCCTCGGCGATCTCGTCGCCTTCATCGGGTATCTGCACATCCTCGCGTGGCCGACCATGGCGCTCGGCTGGATGCTTTCGATCCTGCAGCGCGGCCGCGCGGCGCTCCAGCGTCTCGAGGTCATCTTCCAGGCCGCGCCCGCGATCGACGATCGGCTGGCGGCGCCGCTCCCCCGACCGCTCACCGGCGCCCTCGCGCTCCGGCACGTCGACTTCGCGTACGAGGCGCGAGCGAACGGCCGGCGCGTGCTCGCCGGCGTCGACGTGGAGCTGCCGGCGGGCGCGACGCTCGCGGTGGTCGGCCGCACCGGCAGCGGGAAGACGAGCCTCGTCCAGCTCCTGCCGCGCCTCTTCGACGCGGCGGAGGGGCGCGTCGAGATCGACGGCCACGACGTCCGGACGATCCCGCTCGCGACCCTGCGGCGTGCGATCGGCTACGTGCCGCAGGATCCCTTCCTCTTCTCCCGGAGCATCCGCGACAACATCCGATTCGGCGTGCCGGAGGCCGACGACGCGGCCGTGCGACGCGTGGCCGAGATCGCCGCGCTCGACCGGGACATCGCCGAACTGCCGCGCGGCTACGACACCGTCGTCGGGGAGCGCGGCATCACGCTCTCGGGCGGGCAGAAGCAGCGGGCGACGCTGGCGCGCGCGCTCCTCGTCGACCCGACCATCCTGATCCTCGACGATGCGCTCTCGAGCGTCGACACCGAGACCGAGCGGCGCATCCTCGCGCGGCTCCGCGGCGTGATGCGCGAGCGCACGAGCATCATCATCGCCCATCGCATCTCGACGGTCATGGACGCGGACATGATCCTCGTCCTCGAGGACGGACGGGTAGTCGAGGTCGGCGATCACGCCGCGCTCCTCGCGCGCGACGGCGTCTACGCCGATCTCTTCCGGCGCCAGCGCCTCGCCGAGGAGCTGGAGGCGCTGTGACGGGCGACGCGCGCCGTTCGGGACGCGTCACGCCGCTGCGGCCGCGGCGCACCGCCGCAGGGGAGAGCCTCGCGCGCGCGCTCGACCCGCACGGCGAGGAGGCGCTCGGCAAGGCCTACGACGCCCGGCTGATCCGCCGGCTCTGGACGTTCATCCGCCCCTATCGCCACACCTTCTGGCTCTCCGTCGTCTGCCTGCCGCTGAACGCGGCCTGCATGCTGGCCCAGCCCTACATCCTGAAGCTCGCGATCGACCGTCACGTCACCGCCGGCGACGCGCGGGGGCTCGGGCGCATGGGCCTCGTCTACATCGCCGCGATCGTCGGCGAGTGCGCGTTCTTCTACGCGCAGTACTACCTCACCATGCTGGTGGCGCAGCGCAGCCTGGCCGATCTGCGCGTGCAGGTGTTCGCCCACGTGCAGCGCCTGCCGATGAGCTACTTCGACCGCAATCCCATCGGCCGCCTGGTCACGCGCCTGACCTCGGACGTCGACGTGTTGAACGAGATGTTCGCCGCCGGCGCCATGACCATCTTCATGGACGTGCTCACGATGGTCGGGATCGTCGCCATCATGGTGAGCATCGACGCGCACCTGGCGCTGGCTTCGTTGGCGTTCATGCCGGTGCTCGCGATCGGGATCAATTTCTTCCGCCGCGCGGCGCGCCGGACGTACCGGCAGATCCGGGAGCGCATCGCCCGCCTGAACGCGTACCTGCAGGAGGCGCTTTCCGGAATGATGATCATCCAGCTCTTCGCGCGCGAGCGGCGCTGCTTCGAGGAGTTTGACGCGCTGAACGACGACCACCGCGAGGCGAACCACTGGTCGAACATCTACGAGGCCGCGCTCTTCTCGATGGTGGAAGCGCTCGCCGGCATCTCGGGCGCGCTCATGGTGTGGTGGGCGGCGGGCGACATCCTCGCCGGCGCGCTCGCGTTCGGGACGCTCGTGGCGTTTCTCGAGTACATGCAGCGCTTCTTCATCCCGATCCGCGAGTTCAGCACCAAGTACGCCGTCATGCAGTCGGCGATGGCGTCGGCCGAGCGCGTCTTCCAGCTCCTCGACACGCCGCCCGAGATCGTCGCGCCGGCGCGGCCGCACGCGCCCGCGCGCGTGCGCGGGGCGATCGAGTTCAACCACGTTTGGTTCGCCTACAAGGGCGAGGACTGGGTGCTGCGGGACGTGAGCCTCGCCGTGAACGCTGGCGAGAAGATCGCGATCGTGGGCGCGACCGGATCCGGCAAGACGAGCCTCATCAAGCTGCTCTCGCGCTTCTATGAGGTGAGCCGGGGCGCGATCCGCGTCGATGGCGTCGACGTGCGAGAGTGGGACCTGGCGTCGCTGCGACGACGCATCGGGGTGGTGCTGCAGGACGTGTTCCTCTTCAGCGGCGATGTTGCCGGCAACATCTCGCTCGGCCGGCCCGAGATCGGCGAGGCCGCGATCGAGGAGGTGGCCCGGCGCGTGAACGCCTGGGAGTTCATCGAGAAGCTGCCCGGCGGATTGCACGAGAAGCTCCGCGAGCGCGGGTCGAATCTGTCGACGGGGCAACGCCAGCTGCTCGCGTTCGCGCGGGCGCTTGCCTACGACCCGGCGATCCTGGTGCTCGACGAGGCGACCTCGAGCGTCGACACCGAGACCGAGATGCTGATCCAGGACGCGCTGACGACTCTCATGCGCGATCGCACGGCGCTCGTGATCGCCCACCGGCTCTCGACGATCGAGCACTCCGACCGCATCGTCGTGCTGCACCACGGCGTCGTCCGCGAGGTGGGCACGCACCTCGAGCTGATGGCGGCGCGCGGGATCTATCACCGACTCTACGAGCTGCAGTACGTGCTCGCCGACGATGCGGGGGCGGGCCAGGCGGCGAGCTGACGCGATGCGCCCACTCGCGCTCGCGGCGACGGTGACGGTGCTCGTGTGGGCCGGGCGCGGCGGGGAGCGCGCGCTGGGGCAGGGGGCGGAGGCGGCGCCGGCCGCGACGGTCTCGCCGGCACCCGACGACCGGGTCCGGGAGCGGGCGCGCATGGTCGAGGAGCAGATCGCGGCGCGCGGGGTCGCCGACCCCGCGGTCCTGGCGGCGATGCGGCGGGTGCCGCGGCACGAGTTCGTGCCGGCGCGCTGGCGCGCCGAGGCGTACGGTGACCATCCGCTGCCGATCGGGGAAGGGCAGACGATCAGCCAGCCGTACATCGTGGCGCTCATGACGGAGCTCGCCGCCGTGCGACCGGGGGCGCGTGTCCTCGAGATCGGCACCGGCTCCGGGTACCAGGCGGCTGTGCTGACGACGCTCGGAGCGGACGTCTACACGATCGAGATCGTGGCGCCGCTGGCGAAGAGCGCCGCCACGACGTTGGCGCGGCTCGGGTACCGATCGATCCACGCGCGGCACGGCGACGGCTACCGCGGTTGGCCCGAGGCCGCGCCCTTCGCGGCGATCGTGGTCACGGCGGCCCCGCCGAGCGTGCCGCCCGCGCTGCTGGCGCAGCTGGCGCCGGGCGGCCGCCTGGTCATCCCGGTCGGCGCCGCGGACCAGGAGCTGCAGGTCCACGAGAAGGCCGCCGACGGCCGCGTGAAGGTGCGGAGCGTAACGCCGGTGCGCTTCGTGCCGATGACGGGCGGCGACCGCTGAGCGGCCGAGCCGCCGGGCACGCCAGGGAGCTGCCGTCATCGAGCGAGCGCGGTGGCCGTGGGCAGGATCCGAGCCCTCTCGCCGTCGCCCGTTCGATTCGCTAGGAATCGCCGTTCCGCGTGCGCTTCGGCATCCACACGACCCGCTCCGTGTCGCCCGTCGTTCGCGCGCGCGCCGTGCTCCTTGCGTTCGCGCTGGCGGTGGGGCTCGCGGGATGCTCGCCGACCTACGTGCTCCGGGCGGGCTACGAGGAGGCGAAGATCCTCTGGCGGCGCGAGCCGATCGCGGGGGTGCTGGCGCGGCCGGACCTCGCGCCGGAGGTCCGGCGGAAGCTCGAGATCGTGCTCGCGGCGCGGGGCTATGCCGAGGCGATGGGCCTTCGCGTCGGGGGCAGCTTCACCACGCTCTCGTACGTCGACGGCCCCACCATGCTGTATGTGCTCACGGCGACGCCGCGGACGTCGCTCGAGCCGCACACCTGGTGGTTCCCGATCGTCGGCCGGGTGCCCTACAAGGGCTTCTTCGATCGCGCGCTCGCCGAGGCCGAGGCGAAGAACCTCGTCGCCAAGGGACTCGACACGAGCATCCGCGGCGCGGCGGCGTTCAGCACGCTCGGCTGGTTCGACGATCCGCTGCTGCGGCATCAACTTGCCGCCGACGACGTGGCGCTCGTGAACCTCGTGCTGCACGAGACCTATCACAACACGTTCTACGCCACGGGCGCGCACGCGACCGCCTTCAACGAGTCGCTCGCGACCTTCGTCGGCCACCGCGCCGCGATCGACTTCTTCGCGGCCCGTCCGGGCGGCGCGGCGCTCGTCGCCGAGGCGCGCAACGCGTGGGAGGACGAGCGCACCTTCGCGACCTTCGTGCAGACGCTCGGTCGCCGCCTGCGCGAGCTCTACGCGACCGCGAGCGAGGCGGTGGCGGTCGAAGAGCGGGAAGTCCTCTTCCGCGAGGCGCAGGCGGCGTTTCCGACGCTGCCGTTCCATGCCCGGCGTTTCGAGAAGTTCGACGACGCGCAGTTGAACAACGCCGTCCTGCTGCAATCGCTCCTCTACACGACCGACCTCGACCTCTTCGAGACCGTCGCAGCTCGGCTCGGCGGCGTGCGTCCGGCGCTCGATCTCATCGAGGCGGCGGCGCGGCGCGAGCCCGAAGACCCCTTCGGAGCCGTGCGCCGTGCCGTCGGGGTCACGGCTCCGTGATGCGAATGACGCCGCCGACCTCCGCGACGTCGTCCTGCCCGACGGCGGCGGGACGGGCGGCGGTCGCGCGCGGTCTTGACTTGGCGGCGGCCTTGGCCGACTCAACCGGCGACATTTCCGCGGGAGGTGCGAGCATGGCGATCTCGAAGGCGGTACTCATCACGGGATGCTCGACCGGCATCGGGCGGGCGACGGCGCTCCGGCTGGCCAGGGCGGGGCACACCGTCTACGCGAGCGCCCGCAAGCTCGACGCGATCCAGGATCTCGCCGCCGCGGGCTGCACGCTCCTGGCGCTCGATGTCTGCGACGAGGCCTCGATTCGCGCCGCCGTCGCCCGCGTGGAGGCCGAGCAGGGCGCCGTCGGCGTGCTCGTGAACAACGCCGGCTACGGCTCGGAGGGGCCGATCGAGGAAGTGCCGATGAGCGAGGTGCGCCGGCAGTTCGAGACCAATGTTTTCGGGCTCGTCCAGCTCACCAAGCTCGCGCTTCCCGGCATGCGCCGGCAGCGCTGGGGAAAGGTCGTGAATCTGAGCTCGATGGGCGGGCGTCTGACGCTCCCGGGCGGCGGCTTCTACCACGCCACCAAGTACGCGGTGGAGGCGATCAGCGACGCGCTCCGCTTCGAGGTGCGGGGCTTCGGCATCGACGTGGTGATCATCGAACCCGGACCCATCAAGACCGAATTCGGCGACACCGCGATCGCGCGCGTCGCCGCGCTCGGCGGTCCGGCGTCGCCCTACCGGGAGTTCCTGAACGTCCTGCAACGGCAGATCCACGACGCCTACGAGGGCCCGATGGGTCGGCTCGCCGCCGACGCGGATGCGGTCGCGAAGTCGATCGAGGCGGCGATCACCGCCTCGCGCCCGAAGACGCGCTACGTGATCACGGCGGCCGCGCACGTGATGATGGGCCTGCGGCGTTGGCTCGGCGACCGTGGCTGGGACGCCGTCATGCGGACGCAGTTCCCGCAACCCAAGGGCATGTGACGTGAGCGCCGGAGTCCGTCGCTTCGACGACCGCGTCGCCCTCGTCACCGGCGCCGCGAGCGGCATCGGGCGCGCGACCGCGGTGCTGCTCGCGCGCGAGGGCGCCAAGGTCGCGGTCGTCGACCGCGACGCGGACGGCGCCGAAGCGACGACGCGGATCGTCCGCGCTGCCGGAGGCGTCGGCGCGCCGTTCCCGTGCGACGTCGCCAGGAGCGCGGAGGTCGACGCCACGGTCGCCGCGATCGCCGCGGCGTTCGGCCCGGTCGACGTGCTCGTGAACGTCGCCGGCATCGGCGACACCGCCGGGCTCGACGGCGTCGCGGGCGTCGGCGACGAGCGTTGGAACGCGGTCCTCGCGGTGAATCTCAGCGGGCCGTTCTACCTGAGCCGCGCCGTGCTGCCGGCGATGGCGGCGCGCGGGAAGGGCGCGATCGTGAACGTCTCCTCGCTCGCGGGCCGATCGAAGAGCGCCATGGGCGGCTACGCCTATTCGTCGAGCAAGGCGGGACTCCTCGGCCTCACGCGCCACCTCGCCTTCGACTACGGGCCGAAGGGGGTGCGGGTGAACGCGATCTGTCCCGGTGGCGTCGATACGCCGATGCTGCGCGCGGCGAGCGTCGCCGCCGCGCGCTCGGAGGAGGAGCAGGCCGCCCGCGCCGCCCGCATGGCGGCGTATCAGTTCTTCATGCCGATCAAGCGCGTGTCGCAGCCCGAGGAGCAAGCCGCGGCGATCGCGTTCCTCGCGAGCGACGACGCGAGCTACGTGAACGGCGTTTCGCTCGACGTGAACGGCGGCCTGTTCATGGCCTGAGCGGCGGGCGCGGCGTCAGGCGCGGAGGTGGGCGAGGCTCCGGAGCGCCGAGCGCCGGCCGAGCGCCCACGCCGTCGCCGTCAACGCGGTGACCGCTCCGAAGGAGATCGCGATGGCGGCGGTCTCGCCGGTGCCGATCGGCGCGGCGGCGAAGCGCGACCAGAAGAGACGCGAGACGGGCCAGGCCTCGAGGGCGATGACGGCGAAGATGAGGCCGAGGCAGGTGACCATGTAGACGAGGCCGCCGAAGCCGGTCGCGATCTGCGCGGCGTTCTGCGTGTCGACCCGCGGGTAGGCGGCGCCGAAGGCGAGGCCGAGGCTCACGATCGCCGCGATGACCAGCAGCAGGGTCGCCATGAAGACGAGCGTGAGACCGGACGTCACGCCGAGGAGCCGTCCGGTGACGACGATCAGGACCTCCCCGAGGACGGCGAGCGGCAGGAACCCGAGCCAGAACTTCCCCCACCAGATGCTGGTGAGCGGGATCGGCGCGGTGCGAATGGCCCACCACGAGCGACCCTCCAGGCTGATCGCCGGGAACACGAACCGGACGGCGACGGAGGCCGTGACGAAGGCGGCGAGCCCGAGATTCGCGAACGCGACGATCTCGCGCAGCGTGCCGGCGAGCGGACTGCCGTCGTCGATCGGCAGCGCCGAGAAGTTGTAGACGTACACCACGACGAGCGCGAGCAGCAGTAGGAGCTGCGACCATTGGCTCGCGTCGCGGAAGAAGATCGTCGCGTCCTTCACGAAGAGGAGCCCGGTCGTGTGCGGGAGGGGGCGGGCGACGACGTCGAGCCAGCGGCCGAGCATCCGGGCGCTCCGCGGGCGCTCCCGTCCCTCCTGCGCGCGCGACCAGGCCGTGAGCAGTACGCGCTCGACGAAGAGGCCGCACGCGAGGACGAGGACGGCGGCGGTGGAGGCGAGGAGCGCGAGGTGGAAGAGCGGCTCGCGCGGCTCGTCGCCGAGAAACGCGAGCAGGACGTTCGCGGCCCAGGTGGTCGGCAAGTAGGGTGACGCCGGCGCTTCGAAAGCGGCGAGGAACGCGGCGAAGCCGGCGAGCTCGGACGGGCTCGCCAGCCGCTCGGGGCGCGCCAGGCGAAGGGCGAGATAGCCGCCCGCGATGAGCGCGACGCTCAGGACGACCAGCACGTCGCGCATGCGGCGCGCCGGGAAGACGAGGACGAGCACCGTCGTCAGCGCCACGCCGAGCGCCGCCGGGATCACGAGGAAGGGAACGACGGTCGCGAGGGTCGCGACGTAGTAGAGCGGGCCGGCGTGGAAGACGACGCCGTAGGCGAGAAAGACGGGCAGCCCGAAGAGCAGGACCATCCACGACGACGCGACCAGCGTCTCGACGAAGCGCGCCTGGTGGAGGCGTCGGCGCGGGATCGGCGCGACGAGGAGGAAGCGGACGTCGGCCGAGAGGTAGTAGGTGGTGAGGGCGGTCACGACGTTCGAGATCAGCAGGATCGCGAAGAAGCTCACGAACAGCATCACGAGCAGGCGCTGGGTCAGCACCGGCCCGAGCGCCGTGATGGTCTGGAAGAAGCGCAGCGTGTGCGCGAACAGGAAGTAGCAGCCGACCCAGAACGCCGCGGTGAGGACGGCCAACGTCCAGGCGCGGGCCGGGCGCCGACGGAGCGCGTTCCGCGTGGCGAGCACGCGTGGCGCGAGCAGCGTCGCAAGCGGAGCAGCGCCGGCGTCGTTCACGCGCGGCGATCCTCGGTGCCGGTGAGCGAGAGGAACACGGATTCGAGCGAGTCGCTGCGCACGAGGTCGGGGATCTCGCTCGCGTGGGCGCGCAGCTCGGCGAGCGTGCCCTGGGCGATCAGCCGGCCGTGGTCGAGGATGCCGATGCGGTCGCAGAGCTCCTCGGCGACCGGCAGGCTGTGGGTCGAGAGGAAGATCGTCACGCCGCTCGCGGCGAGGCCGCCGAGCAGCTGGCGGAGCGCGAGCGCGCCCTGCGGGTCCATCCCGACCATGGGCTCGTCGAGGACGAGGATGCGCGGGCGGTGTACGAGCGCGGCGGCCAGCGCCAGGCGTTGCTTCATGCCGTGCGAGTACGTCTCGATCAGCTCCTCCGCGCGGTCGACCAGCCCGAACTCCTCGAGCAGGTCGACGCTCCGATGGGCGATCTCCGCGCGGTCGACCCGGTACAGGCCGCCGATGAAGCGCAGGAGCTCCATGGCGGTCAGCTTGTCGTAGAGGAACGGCTGATCGGGCACGTAGCCGAGGAGTGCCTTCGCGGCCTCGGGCTCGCGGGCGAGGTCGTGGCCGCCGAGCACCACCTGACCGCCGCTCGGCTCGAGCAGTCCCACCATCATGCGGATGGTCGTCGTCTTGCCGGCGCCGTTCGGTCCGAGGAAGCCGAAAACCTCCCCGGGCGCGATCTCGAGGTCGAGGTCGTGCACGGCGACGAGTTCACCGTACTGCTTGCGGAGCGTGATGCACTGGATCATTCCGGCGTCTCCTCCACCACCACGAACGCGAGCCGGCCGATCACGTTCATGAGCGTCATCTGCCGTTCGAGTCCGCCTTCGATCAACTTCACGTGCGTGGCGTCGGCGGGCAGCTGATCGAAGACCGCGTCCGCGCTCACCCAGGCGCCGACCCACAATTCGTTCCAGGCGTGATAGTAGAAACCG harbors:
- a CDS encoding SDR family oxidoreductase, which encodes MSAGVRRFDDRVALVTGAASGIGRATAVLLAREGAKVAVVDRDADGAEATTRIVRAAGGVGAPFPCDVARSAEVDATVAAIAAAFGPVDVLVNVAGIGDTAGLDGVAGVGDERWNAVLAVNLSGPFYLSRAVLPAMAARGKGAIVNVSSLAGRSKSAMGGYAYSSSKAGLLGLTRHLAFDYGPKGVRVNAICPGGVDTPMLRAASVAAARSEEEQAARAARMAAYQFFMPIKRVSQPEEQAAAIAFLASDDASYVNGVSLDVNGGLFMA
- a CDS encoding protein-L-isoaspartate(D-aspartate) O-methyltransferase, whose protein sequence is MRPLALAATVTVLVWAGRGGERALGQGAEAAPAATVSPAPDDRVRERARMVEEQIAARGVADPAVLAAMRRVPRHEFVPARWRAEAYGDHPLPIGEGQTISQPYIVALMTELAAVRPGARVLEIGTGSGYQAAVLTTLGADVYTIEIVAPLAKSAATTLARLGYRSIHARHGDGYRGWPEAAPFAAIVVTAAPPSVPPALLAQLAPGGRLVIPVGAADQELQVHEKAADGRVKVRSVTPVRFVPMTGGDR
- a CDS encoding ABC transporter ATP-binding protein, which translates into the protein MIQCITLRKQYGELVAVHDLDLEIAPGEVFGFLGPNGAGKTTTIRMMVGLLEPSGGQVVLGGHDLAREPEAAKALLGYVPDQPFLYDKLTAMELLRFIGGLYRVDRAEIAHRSVDLLEEFGLVDRAEELIETYSHGMKQRLALAAALVHRPRILVLDEPMVGMDPQGALALRQLLGGLAASGVTIFLSTHSLPVAEELCDRIGILDHGRLIAQGTLAELRAHASEIPDLVRSDSLESVFLSLTGTEDRRA
- a CDS encoding ABC transporter ATP-binding protein; the encoded protein is MRPRRTAAGESLARALDPHGEEALGKAYDARLIRRLWTFIRPYRHTFWLSVVCLPLNAACMLAQPYILKLAIDRHVTAGDARGLGRMGLVYIAAIVGECAFFYAQYYLTMLVAQRSLADLRVQVFAHVQRLPMSYFDRNPIGRLVTRLTSDVDVLNEMFAAGAMTIFMDVLTMVGIVAIMVSIDAHLALASLAFMPVLAIGINFFRRAARRTYRQIRERIARLNAYLQEALSGMMIIQLFARERRCFEEFDALNDDHREANHWSNIYEAALFSMVEALAGISGALMVWWAAGDILAGALAFGTLVAFLEYMQRFFIPIREFSTKYAVMQSAMASAERVFQLLDTPPEIVAPARPHAPARVRGAIEFNHVWFAYKGEDWVLRDVSLAVNAGEKIAIVGATGSGKTSLIKLLSRFYEVSRGAIRVDGVDVREWDLASLRRRIGVVLQDVFLFSGDVAGNISLGRPEIGEAAIEEVARRVNAWEFIEKLPGGLHEKLRERGSNLSTGQRQLLAFARALAYDPAILVLDEATSSVDTETEMLIQDALTTLMRDRTALVIAHRLSTIEHSDRIVVLHHGVVREVGTHLELMAARGIYHRLYELQYVLADDAGAGQAAS
- a CDS encoding SDR family NAD(P)-dependent oxidoreductase, translating into MAISKAVLITGCSTGIGRATALRLARAGHTVYASARKLDAIQDLAAAGCTLLALDVCDEASIRAAVARVEAEQGAVGVLVNNAGYGSEGPIEEVPMSEVRRQFETNVFGLVQLTKLALPGMRRQRWGKVVNLSSMGGRLTLPGGGFYHATKYAVEAISDALRFEVRGFGIDVVIIEPGPIKTEFGDTAIARVAALGGPASPYREFLNVLQRQIHDAYEGPMGRLAADADAVAKSIEAAITASRPKTRYVITAAAHVMMGLRRWLGDRGWDAVMRTQFPQPKGM
- a CDS encoding ABC transporter ATP-binding protein; amino-acid sequence: MIRYRGRYALGLACLLATGTLAMTVPYLLKRAVDTIAAGGSAGAVGWLALAIVAVALAQGAVRTCSRFLIFNVGRDIEYDLRNDLFAHLERLPLAYYQTQQTGDLMSRLVNDITAVRLLLGVGFLNLVNTPIYYFYAVTIMASMDWRLTLASLVPYPLVLVIVKRTSRQLMERTLKTQEGLAAMSSRVQENLSGIHVVQAYVREQAEIDAFARLNVDFSAQNMALAKVRGLLMPVMRGVSTLTTLVVLWYGGSRVIAGHLSLGDLVAFIGYLHILAWPTMALGWMLSILQRGRAALQRLEVIFQAAPAIDDRLAAPLPRPLTGALALRHVDFAYEARANGRRVLAGVDVELPAGATLAVVGRTGSGKTSLVQLLPRLFDAAEGRVEIDGHDVRTIPLATLRRAIGYVPQDPFLFSRSIRDNIRFGVPEADDAAVRRVAEIAALDRDIAELPRGYDTVVGERGITLSGGQKQRATLARALLVDPTILILDDALSSVDTETERRILARLRGVMRERTSIIIAHRISTVMDADMILVLEDGRVVEVGDHAALLARDGVYADLFRRQRLAEELEAL
- a CDS encoding aminopeptidase yields the protein MRFGIHTTRSVSPVVRARAVLLAFALAVGLAGCSPTYVLRAGYEEAKILWRREPIAGVLARPDLAPEVRRKLEIVLAARGYAEAMGLRVGGSFTTLSYVDGPTMLYVLTATPRTSLEPHTWWFPIVGRVPYKGFFDRALAEAEAKNLVAKGLDTSIRGAAAFSTLGWFDDPLLRHQLAADDVALVNLVLHETYHNTFYATGAHATAFNESLATFVGHRAAIDFFAARPGGAALVAEARNAWEDERTFATFVQTLGRRLRELYATASEAVAVEEREVLFREAQAAFPTLPFHARRFEKFDDAQLNNAVLLQSLLYTTDLDLFETVAARLGGVRPALDLIEAAARREPEDPFGAVRRAVGVTAP